The Immundisolibacter cernigliae genome has a window encoding:
- a CDS encoding aromatic-ring-hydroxylating dioxygenase subunit beta, with protein sequence MTVITDPGLLARVDALQQAYAHALDRRDMQGWLACFASTGRYELTSAENVRMGLPVGMMLDDCHERLRDRVKYVNEVWNHAVEHYLARHLLSRDLCAWADDGSLAASTNFSVFYTNAEGKSALLAVGHYEDIIVDEGGALRFASKRAVMDTAVPPRYIIYPL encoded by the coding sequence ATGACCGTCATCACCGATCCTGGCCTGCTGGCGCGGGTGGATGCCCTGCAGCAGGCCTATGCGCATGCGCTCGACCGGCGCGACATGCAAGGCTGGCTGGCCTGCTTCGCCAGCACCGGCCGCTATGAGCTGACTTCGGCCGAGAACGTGCGGATGGGTTTGCCGGTCGGCATGATGCTGGACGACTGCCACGAGCGCCTGCGCGATCGGGTCAAGTACGTGAACGAGGTGTGGAATCATGCCGTAGAGCACTACCTGGCGCGTCACCTGCTGTCGCGCGACCTGTGTGCCTGGGCCGACGACGGCAGCCTGGCCGCCAGCACCAACTTCTCGGTGTTCTACACCAACGCCGAGGGCAAGTCGGCGCTGCTGGCGGTGGGGCATTACGAAGACATCATCGTCGACGAAGGCGGCGCGTTGCGCTTTGCCTCCAAGCGGGCCGTGATGGATACGGCGGTGCCGCCGCGCTACATCATCTATCCGCTTTGA
- a CDS encoding Crp/Fnr family transcriptional regulator yields MLSQLAQFSILQPLSDADRQRLLQLGQVRTAPAGHLLIGENEASTAVYFLLSGEARVFITGADGREATVNTLKAGSWFGELAILGDGLRSASVVTTAPSRLLSVPGPLLRGILVRYPEATERLLETLGRRIRGLTETVRGFALGDVYQRLAQLFGELAVEQDGERFIPDPPPQRELAARCGASREMVARVLRELRKGGYVQTSRQRIVLKKPLPARF; encoded by the coding sequence ATGTTGTCGCAACTGGCACAGTTTTCCATTCTGCAGCCCCTGTCGGATGCCGATCGGCAACGCCTGTTGCAACTCGGTCAGGTGCGCACGGCGCCCGCCGGCCACCTCCTGATCGGCGAGAACGAGGCCAGCACGGCAGTGTATTTCCTGCTCTCGGGCGAGGCGCGGGTATTCATCACCGGCGCCGACGGCCGGGAAGCGACGGTCAATACCCTCAAGGCCGGCAGCTGGTTCGGCGAGCTGGCCATCCTGGGTGATGGTTTGCGCTCGGCATCGGTCGTCACCACGGCGCCCTCGCGCCTGCTGAGCGTGCCGGGCCCGCTGCTGCGCGGCATCCTGGTGCGCTATCCGGAAGCGACCGAGCGCCTGCTCGAAACCCTCGGGCGGCGCATCCGCGGCTTGACCGAGACCGTGCGCGGCTTCGCGCTGGGCGATGTCTATCAGCGCCTGGCACAGCTGTTTGGAGAACTGGCGGTCGAGCAGGACGGCGAGCGCTTCATCCCCGATCCGCCACCGCAGCGCGAGCTGGCGGCCCGCTGCGGCGCCTCGCGGGAGATGGTGGCGCGGGTGCTGCGCGAGCTGCGCAAGGGCGGCTATGTCCAGACCAGCCGGCAGCGGATCGTGCTGAAAAAGCCTTTGCCGGCGCGGTTCTGA
- a CDS encoding adenylate/guanylate cyclase domain-containing protein: MNRAIIWPEIGATQTRGAGRRRVLRQGLMLAAAAWVAGLAAWQLPGADRLERELTLPWLFASRGPLPEPAEAVIFAIDSSSAARLGLPSRFADWPRRIYAELIRRATAGGASVIAVDVFFARPRLGDGDAALAAAIAEAGNVVLFGQMKRQVQALPGGGADGQLQIDTLQRPHRAFADAAAAVAPFVLPKSPARVDTVWTQHPAAPGLATLPAAAVRVQAGDIDCPVGAAATPAQQAACELALGPQERMLNFYGPPRSVRIVSAAEVLLGEAPDLTGRAVFVGHVEPYFPNQTDSFLTAVSRPDGLDLSGVEIAATAYLNALRREFLVPASPLAITAGLLVTAIGLAVAFAPFRPPAAGALALLLAGAAGMVVLAAFGHRQLWLPLAPWLVQIVVALLGALALRARHSGRERAQVAAEFRHYLPAHVVSRIARASADAPARPASTQQQAACLVSDAAGYATLAEHLPPGELRELMNRYYAALLAPVSAQGGIVTDIVGDSALALWPINRADLAQRLRACRAALDIQAALTAFAVPGGGGLPTRIGLHVGELILGPVGALDHFEYRAIGDAVNTASRIEGLNKHLGTRILASAATISGLPGIDSRHVGRFQLAGKAQALDIHELLPVPSPAQAAARAPFAAALGAFEAGDAVGARRDFQAALAIDPDDTVAAFYLKILHGLQQGLSDKLPKDGVIVMPK; encoded by the coding sequence GTGAATCGCGCGATTATCTGGCCCGAAATTGGCGCGACGCAAACCCGTGGCGCCGGACGGCGCCGCGTATTGCGGCAGGGTCTGATGTTGGCGGCGGCGGCATGGGTGGCCGGGCTTGCGGCCTGGCAACTGCCCGGCGCCGACCGGCTGGAGCGTGAATTGACCCTGCCGTGGCTGTTTGCCAGTCGCGGTCCGCTGCCTGAGCCGGCCGAAGCGGTGATCTTCGCCATCGACAGTTCATCAGCGGCGCGTCTTGGGCTGCCATCGCGCTTTGCCGACTGGCCGCGGCGCATTTATGCCGAGCTGATCCGGCGCGCCACCGCGGGCGGCGCCAGCGTGATTGCGGTCGACGTGTTCTTCGCCCGGCCACGCCTGGGCGATGGCGATGCGGCGCTGGCCGCCGCCATCGCCGAGGCCGGCAACGTAGTGCTGTTCGGGCAGATGAAGCGCCAGGTGCAAGCCCTGCCCGGTGGCGGGGCCGACGGGCAGTTGCAGATCGACACCCTGCAGCGACCGCACCGGGCCTTTGCCGACGCCGCGGCGGCGGTGGCACCGTTCGTGCTGCCCAAGTCGCCGGCGCGCGTGGATACGGTCTGGACCCAGCACCCGGCGGCGCCCGGCCTGGCCACCCTGCCGGCCGCCGCGGTGCGGGTGCAGGCCGGTGACATCGATTGTCCAGTCGGCGCAGCGGCAACGCCCGCGCAGCAGGCAGCCTGTGAGCTGGCGCTTGGCCCGCAGGAACGGATGCTCAATTTCTACGGGCCGCCGCGCAGTGTGCGCATCGTGTCGGCGGCCGAGGTCTTGCTGGGCGAGGCGCCCGACCTGACCGGCCGGGCGGTATTCGTCGGCCACGTCGAGCCGTATTTTCCGAACCAGACCGACAGCTTCCTGACTGCCGTCAGCCGTCCCGACGGGCTTGATCTGTCGGGGGTCGAGATTGCCGCGACCGCGTATCTGAACGCGCTGCGGCGCGAATTTCTGGTGCCGGCCTCGCCGCTCGCCATCACCGCCGGTTTGCTGGTCACTGCCATCGGGCTGGCGGTCGCGTTCGCGCCCTTTCGCCCGCCGGCCGCCGGCGCCCTGGCGCTGTTGCTGGCCGGCGCCGCCGGCATGGTGGTGCTGGCGGCCTTCGGTCACCGGCAGCTGTGGCTGCCACTGGCACCCTGGCTGGTGCAGATCGTGGTCGCGCTGCTGGGCGCGCTGGCCCTGCGGGCCCGCCACAGCGGCCGCGAGCGGGCGCAGGTGGCGGCCGAGTTTCGCCACTATCTGCCGGCCCACGTCGTGAGTCGGATCGCGCGAGCCAGCGCCGATGCGCCGGCCCGGCCGGCATCCACCCAGCAACAGGCGGCATGTCTGGTCAGCGACGCGGCCGGCTACGCGACTCTGGCAGAACACCTGCCGCCCGGCGAACTGCGCGAGCTGATGAACCGCTACTACGCGGCCCTGCTGGCGCCCGTAAGCGCCCAGGGCGGCATCGTGACCGACATCGTGGGCGATTCGGCGCTGGCGCTGTGGCCGATCAACCGCGCGGACCTCGCCCAGCGGCTGCGGGCATGCCGTGCTGCGCTGGACATTCAGGCGGCCTTGACGGCGTTCGCGGTGCCCGGCGGCGGCGGGCTGCCCACGCGCATCGGCCTGCACGTCGGCGAACTGATACTCGGTCCGGTCGGCGCGCTCGACCATTTCGAGTACCGCGCCATCGGCGACGCGGTGAACACCGCCAGCCGCATCGAGGGCCTGAACAAGCATCTGGGCACCCGGATACTGGCCAGCGCGGCGACCATCAGCGGACTGCCGGGGATCGACAGCCGGCACGTCGGGCGCTTTCAGCTGGCCGGCAAGGCGCAGGCCCTGGATATCCATGAACTGCTGCCCGTGCCCAGCCCCGCACAGGCCGCTGCGCGAGCACCGTTTGCGGCGGCGCTGGGCGCCTTCGAGGCCGGCGATGCCGTCGGCGCGCGGCGTGACTTTCAGGCGGCGCTGGCGATCGACCCGGATGACACGGTGGCCGCGTTCTACCTCAAAATCCTGCATGGGCTGCAGCAGGGGCTGAGTGATAAGCTGCCCAAGGACGGCGTGATCGTGATGCCCAAGTAG
- a CDS encoding FecR domain-containing protein — protein sequence MLTGDFWRPAAAAGVLLYLLGMAMAQACEHHLARLASADGQVEAQRAADADWHPAAVGEAFCEDVSVRVGEGGSAALELANDTLLRLGGPSAASIRRHPNAATPTVRIERGRGHFLSRTRQRFDASTPYLNAAIDGTEFLLVAAHAADELVLFEGRVTVDGRQLVPGQSLRVSPGGSELRLAVRSREGLEWALHYPPLATTAALREAQARLAAGDAGAAAQLAETAAGSGGPAERAQARALQTVIAIAQGDTAAADRFSAEAVTLAGDQPNAWLARSYARQALFDLPAALRAAARAAALAKGDQLPTLRLAELELASGNHRAARRLAQPAVRGPWAALALRTLGFADLVADDAASAQASFEQAAALDPLDPLSRLGLGLALIRQAELAAGRRQMEIAVSLDPGQSLLRSYLAKAYLSEHRSHPAQAELGRAKALDPADPTPWFYEALGLLADNRPVEALASLEESVKRNDNRAVYRSKLQLDEDLAARQAGAGRVYEALGFSQLAQRRGAESLAADPADFSAHRLLADSYLGVPNHETGRLSELLQAQLWQPHSVLPLQPQGRAEDLAIRQGAVSLQSGLNEYTPLFVRDGVSAFGSAVGGGDGLFSDDLMATVLAGPLSISAAQFRYETDGFRDNADQEIDLYDLFAHWRVTPDTGVQVEARRSREERGDVGLYPFDDVHSSTLRQFEDRDTYRLGLRHDWQPGNSTLVSVQRQTVRAGQDFELDLGFLTLPVKVRGDSRPLLAEAQQVLRGAAGRLLLGAGHYRENGDVDIGGFALDRRTRQHNGYAYGYLKGPQGMLWTLGLAVDAVDADVIDKTRISPKLGLVWTLDARTTLRAAALRAVKRELVGKGTIEPVQVAGFVQFFDDPTGTRADRYGLGLDRQLTDGLDVGVEATWRDLRTPYLDFLAGRQLGDDRQQLHRAYAYWTPAPRWALRAEYRYQLDEYSDEAPRGVESGNWAIFDVRTHSLPLGLRYSHPSGWLADVTATAYRQSGDYLVTSGGEQRHASDSFCLSDARLAYRLPRRLGLVSVGVLNMFDTAVQFQDADPQHPELYPQRLLYGSVSLMLD from the coding sequence GTGTTGACTGGGGATTTCTGGCGCCCGGCCGCAGCTGCCGGTGTGCTGCTGTACCTGCTTGGTATGGCGATGGCGCAGGCCTGCGAGCATCATCTGGCCCGACTGGCCAGCGCCGATGGCCAGGTCGAGGCGCAGCGGGCGGCGGACGCCGATTGGCACCCGGCAGCCGTCGGCGAGGCCTTCTGTGAGGATGTGTCGGTCCGCGTCGGCGAGGGCGGCAGCGCAGCGCTCGAACTGGCGAACGACACCCTCCTGCGCCTGGGCGGCCCGAGCGCCGCGTCCATTCGCCGGCATCCCAACGCAGCCACGCCGACGGTGCGAATCGAGCGCGGCCGCGGGCACTTTCTGAGCCGCACCCGCCAGCGTTTCGATGCCTCGACGCCGTACCTGAATGCCGCCATCGACGGCACGGAGTTCCTGCTCGTGGCGGCGCACGCAGCCGACGAGCTGGTGCTGTTCGAGGGCCGGGTGACGGTTGATGGCCGGCAGCTGGTGCCCGGCCAGAGCCTGCGCGTGAGCCCCGGCGGCAGCGAACTGCGCCTGGCGGTGCGCAGCCGCGAGGGCCTGGAGTGGGCGCTCCATTACCCGCCACTGGCCACGACGGCTGCCCTGCGCGAGGCGCAGGCGCGACTGGCGGCTGGCGATGCCGGGGCCGCGGCGCAGCTTGCCGAGACGGCGGCGGGCAGCGGCGGGCCGGCCGAACGGGCGCAGGCGCGAGCCTTGCAGACGGTGATCGCGATTGCCCAGGGCGATACGGCCGCAGCCGACCGGTTCAGTGCCGAGGCGGTCACGCTGGCCGGCGATCAGCCCAATGCCTGGCTGGCACGCTCGTATGCCCGGCAGGCACTGTTCGACCTGCCGGCAGCCCTGCGCGCGGCGGCGCGCGCCGCCGCGCTTGCGAAGGGCGATCAGCTGCCTACCCTGCGCTTGGCCGAACTGGAGCTGGCGAGCGGTAATCACCGGGCAGCGCGCCGCCTGGCACAGCCGGCCGTGCGCGGACCGTGGGCAGCGCTGGCGCTGCGCACGCTCGGCTTTGCCGATCTGGTGGCCGATGACGCAGCGTCCGCGCAGGCGAGCTTCGAGCAGGCGGCAGCGCTCGATCCGCTGGATCCGCTGTCGCGCTTGGGCCTGGGCCTGGCGCTGATCCGGCAGGCTGAACTCGCCGCCGGGCGCCGGCAGATGGAGATCGCGGTCAGTCTCGATCCGGGCCAGTCGCTGCTGCGCAGCTATCTGGCCAAGGCTTACCTGTCAGAGCATCGCAGCCATCCGGCACAGGCGGAACTGGGCCGCGCCAAGGCGCTCGACCCAGCCGACCCGACGCCGTGGTTCTACGAGGCGCTCGGCCTGCTGGCCGACAACCGGCCGGTCGAGGCGCTGGCCTCGCTCGAAGAATCCGTAAAGCGCAACGACAACCGCGCCGTCTACCGCTCGAAGCTGCAACTGGACGAGGATCTTGCGGCCCGCCAGGCGGGCGCCGGTCGTGTCTACGAGGCACTCGGTTTCAGCCAGCTGGCGCAGCGGCGCGGCGCGGAATCGTTGGCCGCCGATCCTGCCGATTTTTCCGCCCACCGCCTGCTGGCGGACAGCTACCTGGGTGTGCCGAATCACGAAACCGGCCGCCTGTCGGAACTGCTGCAAGCTCAGCTGTGGCAGCCGCACAGCGTGCTGCCGCTGCAACCGCAGGGGCGCGCCGAGGATCTGGCTATCCGCCAGGGAGCGGTGTCGCTGCAAAGCGGCCTGAACGAGTACACGCCGCTGTTCGTGCGCGACGGCGTGAGCGCGTTCGGCAGTGCGGTCGGCGGCGGCGATGGCCTGTTCAGTGACGATCTGATGGCCACCGTGCTGGCCGGGCCGCTGTCGATTTCGGCGGCGCAGTTCCGTTACGAAACCGACGGCTTTCGGGACAACGCCGACCAGGAAATCGACCTCTACGACCTGTTCGCCCACTGGCGCGTGACGCCGGACACCGGCGTGCAGGTCGAGGCGCGGCGCAGCCGCGAGGAGCGTGGCGACGTTGGCCTGTATCCCTTCGACGATGTGCATTCGTCAACGCTGCGCCAGTTCGAGGATCGCGACACCTATCGTCTTGGCCTGCGGCACGACTGGCAGCCCGGCAACAGCACGCTGGTGTCGGTGCAGCGGCAGACCGTGCGCGCAGGGCAGGATTTCGAGCTTGATCTGGGCTTTCTCACCCTGCCGGTCAAGGTGCGCGGCGATTCACGGCCGCTGCTGGCCGAAGCCCAGCAGGTGCTGCGCGGTGCTGCGGGACGTCTGCTGCTGGGCGCCGGCCATTACCGCGAGAACGGCGATGTGGATATCGGCGGCTTTGCCCTCGACCGGCGCACACGCCAGCACAACGGCTATGCCTACGGTTACCTAAAGGGGCCGCAGGGCATGCTGTGGACGCTCGGTCTGGCGGTGGACGCCGTCGACGCCGACGTCATCGACAAGACGCGTATCAGCCCCAAGCTTGGGCTGGTCTGGACACTCGACGCGCGCACCACCTTGCGCGCCGCGGCCCTGCGGGCGGTCAAGCGCGAGCTGGTCGGCAAGGGCACCATCGAGCCGGTGCAGGTGGCTGGGTTCGTGCAGTTCTTCGATGACCCGACCGGCACCCGCGCCGACCGCTACGGGCTGGGCCTGGACCGCCAGTTGACCGACGGACTCGACGTCGGTGTTGAGGCGACCTGGCGTGACTTGAGGACGCCGTATCTGGATTTTCTGGCCGGTCGCCAACTCGGCGACGACCGTCAACAACTGCACCGCGCCTATGCCTACTGGACGCCGGCGCCGCGCTGGGCACTGCGCGCCGAGTACCGCTATCAGCTGGACGAATACTCCGATGAGGCGCCACGGGGTGTCGAGTCCGGCAACTGGGCCATTTTCGACGTGCGGACCCATAGCCTGCCCCTGGGTCTGCGCTACAGCCACCCGTCCGGCTGGCTGGCCGATGTCACGGCCACCGCCTATCGGCAAAGCGGCGATTATCTGGTTACCTCCGGCGGTGAGCAGCGTCATGCCAGCGACAGTTTCTGCCTCAGCGATGCCCGGCTTGCGTATCGCCTGCCGCGGCGGCTGGGGCTGGTCAGCGTGGGGGTCCTGAACATGTTCGACACCGCCGTGCAGTTCCAGGACGCTGATCCGCAGCACCCGGAACTGTATCCGCAGCGCCTGCTGTACGGCAGTGTCAGCCTGATGCTCGACTGA
- the dapB gene encoding 4-hydroxy-tetrahydrodipicolinate reductase: MTDANTPLRIAIAGAAGRMGRTLIAACAEQPGLMLTAAFEHAGSGALGLDAGVLAGLPANGVAIAGDDTLAATLFDVLIDFTGPAATLAHAAACAASGRALVIGTTGLDATQKAELTAAAARTPIVFAPNMSVGVNLCFALLATAARVLGDDFDVEIIEAHHRHKVDAPSGTALRMGEVVAQALGRDLRQCAVYGREGQTGARPRDAIGFATVRGGDIVGDHTVLFAGDGERIEITHKASSRLTFARGALRAAAWLKNRPSGLYDMQDVLGLR; encoded by the coding sequence ATGACCGACGCCAACACGCCACTGCGCATCGCCATCGCCGGCGCCGCCGGGCGCATGGGCCGCACGCTGATCGCCGCCTGCGCCGAGCAGCCGGGGCTGATGCTCACCGCCGCCTTCGAGCACGCCGGCAGTGGCGCGCTGGGGCTGGATGCCGGCGTACTGGCGGGACTGCCGGCAAACGGGGTAGCCATCGCCGGGGACGACACCCTCGCTGCAACGCTCTTCGATGTGCTGATCGACTTCACCGGCCCCGCTGCAACGCTGGCCCACGCGGCTGCCTGTGCGGCCAGCGGCCGGGCGCTGGTCATCGGCACGACCGGCCTGGATGCCACGCAAAAGGCTGAACTGACAGCGGCAGCCGCCCGCACGCCGATCGTGTTTGCACCCAACATGAGCGTGGGCGTGAACCTGTGCTTCGCGCTGCTGGCAACCGCCGCCCGCGTGCTGGGCGACGATTTCGACGTCGAGATCATCGAGGCTCACCACCGGCACAAGGTGGATGCGCCGTCCGGCACCGCGCTGCGCATGGGCGAGGTGGTGGCGCAGGCCTTGGGGCGGGATCTTCGCCAATGCGCCGTGTATGGCCGCGAGGGCCAGACCGGCGCCCGGCCGCGCGACGCCATCGGATTTGCGACCGTGCGCGGCGGCGACATCGTCGGCGACCACACGGTGCTGTTCGCCGGCGACGGCGAACGGATCGAAATCACCCACAAGGCCAGCAGCCGCCTGACCTTCGCCCGCGGCGCCCTGCGCGCTGCGGCTTGGCTCAAGAATCGTCCGTCCGGCCTTTACGACATGCAGGACGTGCTCGGGCTGCGCTGA
- the dnaJ gene encoding molecular chaperone DnaJ — MAQQDLYEVLGVPQTADESEIKKAYRRLAMKYHPDRNQGDAEAEERFKQVQAAYEVLSDPQKRAAYDRFGHAGIDPQAAGGGGFGDIFGDVFADIFGGGSRGGRGGTGRGADLRYELEISLEEAFRGTVSTLDIPVLSTCETCNGSGAKPGTAPVSCKTCAGQGQVRIQQGFFSLQQTCPTCRGAGQVISDPCTDCRGAGRVQKSKKLEVKIPPGVDTGDRIRLSGEGEGGRRGGPPGDLYVDIHLRPHPLFERDGGDLYTEVPISVVTAALGGELEVPSLEGRLNLTVPAGTQTGRVFRVRGKGMPSVRGREVGDLMVRATVETPVNLDDRQENLLRELGETMGETHRPREQSWLDRVKRFFE, encoded by the coding sequence ATGGCGCAGCAGGATCTTTACGAAGTGCTCGGCGTGCCGCAAACGGCCGACGAGAGCGAAATCAAGAAGGCCTACCGCCGCCTGGCCATGAAGTACCACCCTGACCGCAATCAGGGTGATGCCGAGGCCGAGGAGCGCTTCAAGCAGGTGCAGGCCGCCTACGAGGTGCTGTCCGACCCGCAGAAGCGAGCCGCCTACGACCGCTTCGGCCATGCCGGCATCGACCCGCAGGCCGCGGGCGGTGGCGGCTTCGGCGACATTTTCGGCGACGTGTTTGCCGACATCTTCGGCGGCGGCAGTCGCGGCGGGCGTGGCGGCACCGGTCGTGGCGCCGATCTGCGCTACGAGCTTGAAATCAGCCTGGAAGAAGCCTTCCGCGGCACCGTCTCCACGCTCGACATCCCGGTGCTGAGCACCTGCGAGACCTGTAACGGCAGCGGCGCCAAGCCGGGCACCGCGCCGGTCAGTTGCAAGACCTGCGCTGGACAGGGCCAGGTACGCATCCAGCAGGGTTTTTTCTCGCTGCAACAGACCTGTCCCACCTGCCGCGGTGCCGGCCAGGTGATCAGCGACCCGTGCACCGACTGCCGCGGCGCCGGACGGGTGCAAAAGTCCAAGAAGCTCGAAGTCAAGATTCCGCCCGGCGTCGACACCGGCGATCGCATCCGCCTGTCGGGCGAGGGCGAGGGCGGCCGCCGGGGTGGTCCGCCGGGGGATCTTTACGTCGACATCCACCTGCGTCCGCACCCGCTGTTCGAGCGCGACGGCGGCGACCTCTACACGGAGGTACCGATCAGCGTGGTCACGGCGGCGCTGGGCGGGGAACTGGAAGTGCCCAGCCTGGAGGGGCGGCTTAACCTGACCGTGCCGGCCGGCACCCAGACCGGACGGGTGTTTCGCGTGCGCGGCAAGGGCATGCCCTCGGTACGTGGGCGCGAGGTGGGCGACCTGATGGTGCGCGCCACCGTGGAGACGCCGGTCAATCTGGACGATCGGCAGGAAAACCTGCTGCGTGAACTGGGCGAAACGATGGGCGAGACTCACCGGCCGCGCGAGCAATCCTGGCTGGACCGGGTGAAACGTTTCTTCGAGTAA
- the dnaK gene encoding molecular chaperone DnaK, translating into MARIIGIDLGTTNSCVAVMEGGKPRVIENAEGDRTTPSIIAFTKDGEVLVGQSAKRQAVTNPHNTLYAVKRLIGRRFDDAVVKKDIGMVPYKIIKADNNDAWVEVDGKKMAPPEISARVLQKMKKTAEDYLGEPVTEAVITVPAYFNDSQRQATKDAGRIAGLDVKRIINEPTAAALAYGLDKKRGDQKVAVYDLGGGTFDISIIEIAEVDGEHQFEVLATNGDTFLGGEDFDVRLMNYLADSFKKDSGVDLRNDPLALQRLKEGAEKAKIELSSAQQTEINLPYITADASGPKHLNLKLTRAKLESLVEDLITRTLEPCRIALKDAGLSGAQIDEVILVGGQTRMPKVQEAVKDFFGKEPRKDVNPDEAVAVGAAIQAAVLSGEVKDVLLLDVTPLSLGIETLGGVMTKLIEKNTTIPTRAAQTFSTADDNQTAVTVHVLQGEREMAAGNKSLGKFDLTDIPSAPRGMPQIEVTFDIDANGILHVSAKDKATGKEQKIVIKASSGLSDEEVQRMVRDAELHAEEDHKAAALVHARNQADNLVHQVRKTVADLGDKLDGDEKARVEDAIKATEEAAKGDDQAAIEAATAALTAASHGLAEKMYGGGDQGEPPAGAAPGGRAGDDVVDAEFKEVRDGH; encoded by the coding sequence ATGGCCAGAATCATCGGCATCGACCTTGGCACCACCAACTCCTGCGTCGCCGTCATGGAAGGCGGCAAGCCGCGCGTGATCGAAAACGCCGAGGGTGACCGCACCACCCCGTCCATCATCGCCTTCACCAAGGACGGCGAGGTGCTGGTCGGCCAGTCGGCCAAGCGCCAGGCGGTCACCAATCCGCACAACACGCTGTATGCGGTCAAGCGCCTGATCGGCCGCCGCTTCGACGACGCGGTGGTCAAGAAGGACATCGGCATGGTGCCGTACAAGATCATCAAGGCCGACAACAACGATGCCTGGGTGGAAGTCGACGGCAAGAAGATGGCGCCGCCGGAAATCTCCGCCCGCGTGCTGCAGAAGATGAAAAAGACCGCCGAGGATTACCTGGGCGAGCCGGTCACCGAGGCCGTCATCACCGTGCCGGCCTATTTCAACGACTCCCAGCGCCAGGCCACCAAGGACGCCGGGCGCATCGCCGGGCTGGACGTCAAGCGCATCATCAACGAGCCGACCGCGGCCGCGCTGGCCTATGGCCTGGACAAGAAGCGCGGCGACCAGAAGGTGGCCGTGTATGACCTGGGCGGCGGCACCTTCGACATCTCCATCATCGAGATCGCCGAAGTTGACGGCGAGCACCAGTTCGAGGTGCTGGCCACCAACGGCGATACGTTCCTGGGCGGCGAAGACTTCGACGTACGCCTGATGAACTACCTGGCCGACAGCTTCAAGAAGGACAGCGGCGTTGACCTGCGCAACGACCCGCTGGCCCTGCAGCGCCTCAAGGAAGGCGCCGAGAAGGCCAAGATCGAGCTGTCCTCCGCGCAGCAGACCGAGATCAACCTGCCCTACATCACCGCCGACGCCAGCGGGCCGAAGCACCTGAATCTGAAACTGACCCGCGCCAAGCTCGAATCCCTGGTCGAGGACCTGATTACCCGCACCCTGGAGCCGTGCCGCATCGCGCTCAAGGACGCCGGCCTCAGCGGCGCGCAAATCGACGAGGTGATCCTGGTCGGCGGCCAAACGCGCATGCCCAAGGTGCAGGAGGCGGTCAAGGACTTCTTCGGCAAGGAGCCGCGCAAGGACGTGAACCCGGACGAGGCGGTTGCCGTGGGCGCCGCCATCCAGGCCGCCGTGCTGTCCGGCGAGGTCAAGGACGTGCTGCTGCTGGACGTCACCCCGCTGTCGCTGGGCATCGAGACCCTGGGCGGCGTGATGACCAAGCTGATCGAGAAGAACACCACCATCCCGACCCGCGCCGCGCAGACCTTCTCGACCGCCGACGACAACCAGACCGCGGTCACCGTGCATGTGCTGCAGGGCGAGCGCGAGATGGCGGCCGGCAACAAGTCACTGGGCAAGTTCGACCTGACCGACATCCCATCGGCGCCGCGCGGCATGCCGCAGATCGAGGTCACCTTCGACATCGACGCCAACGGCATCCTGCACGTGTCGGCCAAGGACAAGGCCACCGGCAAGGAGCAGAAGATCGTCATCAAGGCCTCCAGCGGCCTGTCCGACGAGGAGGTGCAGCGCATGGTGCGCGACGCCGAGCTGCATGCCGAGGAAGACCACAAGGCCGCCGCGCTGGTGCACGCCCGCAACCAGGCCGACAACCTGGTGCATCAGGTGCGCAAGACCGTCGCCGACCTGGGCGACAAGCTGGACGGTGACGAGAAGGCCCGCGTCGAGGACGCCATCAAGGCCACCGAGGAAGCCGCCAAGGGCGACGACCAGGCGGCCATCGAGGCGGCGACAGCCGCGCTGACCGCGGCCTCGCACGGCCTGGCCGAGAAGATGTACGGCGGCGGCGACCAGGGCGAGCCGCCGGCCGGCGCCGCGCCGGGTGGCCGCGCCGGCGACGACGTGGTCGATGCCGAGTTCAAGGAGGTGCGCGACGGCCACTGA
- the grpE gene encoding nucleotide exchange factor GrpE translates to MNDQTDPPLADEPAAEPQTDATTVAPPETLEQAQARADNARDQMLRAHADMENLRRRYERELQNATRYAVETLAAELLPVRDSLQEGLKAAEAQGIDPAVALDRIVEGTRMTLGILDKVLTKAGLSEVHPQGEPFNPELHQALSLADSAELPSNHVVHVVQTGYRLHDRLVRPAMVIVSK, encoded by the coding sequence ATGAACGACCAGACCGACCCGCCGCTGGCCGACGAGCCGGCGGCCGAGCCACAAACCGACGCCACCACCGTCGCGCCCCCGGAAACCCTGGAGCAGGCACAGGCCCGCGCCGACAACGCGCGCGACCAGATGCTGCGCGCCCATGCCGACATGGAAAACCTGCGCCGCCGCTACGAGCGCGAGCTGCAGAACGCCACTCGCTACGCCGTGGAAACGCTGGCCGCCGAGCTGCTGCCGGTCCGGGACAGTCTGCAGGAGGGCCTCAAGGCCGCCGAGGCGCAAGGTATCGACCCCGCCGTGGCGCTGGACAGGATCGTCGAAGGCACGCGCATGACGCTGGGCATCCTCGACAAGGTCCTGACCAAGGCCGGCCTGAGCGAGGTTCATCCGCAGGGCGAGCCGTTCAATCCCGAGCTGCACCAGGCCCTGAGCCTGGCCGACTCCGCCGAGCTGCCGTCCAACCATGTCGTGCACGTGGTGCAGACCGGCTACCGCCTGCACGACCGGCTGGTGCGTCCGGCCATGGTCATCGTTTCGAAATAG